GAATCCAGGACCGGGAAACAGATCCCCCGGGTACCACCCTCAAGTCTGCTTGGGCGTGCGAACACCGTTTTCACTCGACCCACAAGAAAAATGTCCCATCCCGAACAACAACCTGAACAACACGGAGCCGGCCATCACAGCCAGACTCCGCAGGTTGCCGTGCGCGATGGGAACCGCCTGATCTGCCCCTGCTGTGGCGAAGTCCTGATGGTCATCCCCGATCGCCCGATCGAAGAGATGACCATCTTCCAACAGGCCAACCAGGTCCGGGTCTCCCCCAAAGGGGACCCGCGGCGAACGTGCGCGGCCCTGGAAGAAATGATTGCCCGGCAAGAGGCCGAAGAACGGGGCGATCACAAACCTCCGCAAGAGGAAGAACCGCCGCCGGAACCGTTCGTCTACGTGCCAGACCCCAACCGGCTAACGTACCGGGCCGACCCGCTCGTCGAACCGATCGATCCCGAAGTCGCCGCCCACCAGTTCCCCGACATGCGACCTCCCTGGGTCGTCCCCCAGGCAAAGAAACCGCGAAAGACCCCTGCGTACCGAGCACCCCGTGAACGCGACGACAATACGCGCGAACGGGAATGGCAACTGCGGCGCATGAAACGCCCGCCCGAAGAGGCGTGGACGTACGAGTTGGCCAGGCTCTATGCGTGGACCTATTACCGATTGCAGAAACTCGACAGGCAACTGCAGGGCGAGATCTGCGCGAAGCAAGTCGAGTTGGATCGGTTGGAACAAGAGTTGTTCGAGTTGAACCCGGAACTCCAGCCCTTCAAAACGCAACCACGACAAGTGGCGCTAACGGCAACACGTTTGCTAAGTGAAGCGAATGCGAACGCCCCGACATGTAATGCGAGCGAACTGCGAACCGGCGCTCCGCACGCCCAAGCAGACTTGGACGTGGCACCCGGGGAATCGTCTGGTGTGTCGTCCGAAACGTTGAGCAACGTTTCATCTGGCGAGTTGGTTCACGCGTCATCTGCCAAGCCGATCGACGAGCCGACCGTCGAGTTTAAACACGAAACGCCTCATGCCAACGAACGCGGCCCGCCGTGACATGTCAGCTCCAACGGAGCGACCGCTAATAGCCAGGGGCGGCAGCCCCTGGAAAGCGATCGAATCAAAAACATCTTAAGCCCTGAAAGGGCGGCCGAACCGGTGCGCGCACACTCGGCCACCCCTTTGGGGCTTGGGACTCGTTGTTGGTGGCACGGGTACCAGGGGTTTCCACTCCTGGCTATGAACGGTCGCCCCTTTGGGGCTGGCGAGAAGAAGATTGCGCGCGAACATGGCGTTGCCATAATGGACCGCAACAAATGCGATCTCCATCTCAAAGGCCGCGGGTTAGCGTTGTATCTGGTGCGACTGGCTGCGCTGTTCGCTTCCTACGTTTTCCATTGGAATGCCTGCTGGCGAAACACACCCTCACTCTCTCCCCGCCGGGGCGAGGGGATCGGATTTGTGCGCGCGTCGAGTATTGCAGGGCTACGACGGGGCAGGGGAGATCGAAAACTCGCTCTTACAGCAAGCTTTCCAGCAGCAGGCGGATCTTTCGCATTTCTGCCATCTGGTCGGTATCTGGCAGCGGCGGCATATGCACCGTGAGGGCTCGTTTGTAGCCGATTTGTTCGAGCTGTTGGATCAGGCGGCCGTATTCGACTTCGCCTTGGCCGACGCGGACGTGCATTTCGCTTTTGCTGGTATCGCGAAGATAGACGTGACGGACGTACTTCAGCACCTTGTCGTAGCTCTTCACGCCGTCCTCGCGGCAGATGAAGTGGCTCGGATCGAGCGTAATGCCGAGGCCTTTCACGTTGTCGCACAGGACCTGGATCGTGTCGCAGTCTTGCGACAAGCAGCCGACGTGCGTGTGCATGCTGGTGACAATCCCTTCGGTGGCGGAAATCGCGACTAGCTCGCGCAGGTGTTCAACCTCTTCGTTGAAGGGGGTACCAAACTCACCGCTGGGGACGGTGATCGAAGCAACCTTGACCGCTTTGGCCAACTTGCAGATCGCTTCGTACTCGACGTAACGATCATTTCCCTGGGCGCTGGAAAGTAAGCGAAAATTGGAAATCACCAACCGCTGCGTGTCGTGACAAATGTCGATCGCGCGCTGCAGGTTGTTAACCACATCAGAAGGGCGCAGATGCTCGCTGTTTTCGTCCAGCGTCATATCGACGGCGCTGAACTCTAAATCGACCAGCTTTTCCATGCACTCACGCAGGGGTAACTCGGGAAAACACTCGGTCGACGCGGAAACGAACACGGCTCCACTCCTTTAGCTTGCCTGGGGATGTTCCGATTGGGATAAACGCAGATCCGTTACAATCCGGCGTAGCTTACCGGTATTAGGGGCAATTTGACAACACCAGACTCCCAACCGGTCGCAAATTGCCTCAATTGCCGGTAGTTTTGCCCCCTCAAATTGCCACGAGACCACCGGAACGTAGAATATCAGTGCCTGTGGTCCCCCTTTGGCGCAGGTCT
This genomic stretch from Blastopirellula marina harbors:
- a CDS encoding sugar phosphate isomerase/epimerase family protein, whose protein sequence is MFVSASTECFPELPLRECMEKLVDLEFSAVDMTLDENSEHLRPSDVVNNLQRAIDICHDTQRLVISNFRLLSSAQGNDRYVEYEAICKLAKAVKVASITVPSGEFGTPFNEEVEHLRELVAISATEGIVTSMHTHVGCLSQDCDTIQVLCDNVKGLGITLDPSHFICREDGVKSYDKVLKYVRHVYLRDTSKSEMHVRVGQGEVEYGRLIQQLEQIGYKRALTVHMPPLPDTDQMAEMRKIRLLLESLL